In one window of Dermochelys coriacea isolate rDerCor1 chromosome 3, rDerCor1.pri.v4, whole genome shotgun sequence DNA:
- the RBM34 gene encoding RNA-binding protein 34 isoform X3 translates to MREARGLIMSYSSLSPKIKTNKTVHENKKRKHTEVERATKDQSSSTKQEPPIKLKKAKKNKLCIAEKRLANRERALEQADEEEEEKGIKVKQKVKNRTSQAVTKSLASSANEIDEKQCTKKRQINEAEEVLKNQRTLFVGNLPISCTVQMLKSFFKEYGQIESIRFRSLVPAEDTLSKKLAAIKHKMHPNMKYINAYVVFKEEGAATKALKRNGTQIANGFHIRVDLASKATSHDNKRSIFVGNLSYEIEDDTVREHFSECGNVVAVRIVRDKNTGTGKGFGYVLFENTDAVHLALKLNNSEVNGRKLRVKRCVEKEKNQKSSDNVKNSGPKHRFGTSLKNTKRYTNNSFAGERATPLKKKKKPKSVTRTKGGKHK, encoded by the exons ATGAGGGAAGCAAGAGGACTAATAATGTCTTATTCATCTTTGAgtcccaaaataaaaacaaacaaaacagtacat gagaatAAGAAACGAAAGCATACAGAAgtggaaagggcaacaaaagatCAGAGCTCATCTACTAAACAAGAACCTCCTATAAAACTGAAGAAAGCTAAAAAGAACAAACTGTGTATAGCAGAGAAAAGGTTGGCAAACAG AGAGCGTGCATTGGAACAGGcagatgaagaagaggaggaaaaagggaTCAAGGTCAAACAGAAGGTAAAAAATAGAACATCTCAAGCTGTCACCAAAAGCCTTGCTAGTTCAGCTAATGAAATTGATGAAAAACAGTGCACGAAGAAACGTCAAATTAATGAAGCTGAGGAGGTACTAAAGAATCAGAGAACTTTGTTTGTTGGGAATTTACCTATCAGCTGTACTGTACAG ATGCTGAAGTCATTTTTTAAGGAATATGGACAGATAGAATCAATTCGATTCCGTTCTTTG GTTCCAGCAGAGGATACTTTATCCAAAAAGTTAGCAGCCATAAA GCATAAGATGCATCCtaatatgaaatatattaatGCTTATGTGGTTTTTAAGGAAGAAGGTGCTGCCACTAAAGCTCTTAAAAG AAATGGAACTCAAATTGCCAATGGATTTCACATCAGAGTTGACCTTGCTTCAAAAGCCACTTCT caTGACAATAAGAGGTCTATATTTGTGGGAAATCTCTCATATG AAATTGAAGATGATACTGTGCGAGAACACTTTTCTGAATGTGGAAATGTAGTAGCTGTTCGAATTGTGAGAGACAAAAACACTGGCACTGGCAAAGGGTTTGGCTATGTTCTGTTTGAG AATACAGATGCTGTACATCTTGCTCTGAAACTAAACAActctgaagtgaatggaagaAAGCTTAGAGTGAAACGCTGCGTTGAGAAGGAGAAAAACCAGAAAAGTTCAGACAACGTAAAGAACTCTGGTCCAAAGCACAGATTTGGTACTTCATTAAAAAATACAAAGAGATATACCAACAATTCATTTGCTGGTGAAAGAGCAACCccattgaaaaagaaaaagaaaccaaaaagtgTGACTAGAACAAAAGGTGGGAAACACAAATAA
- the RBM34 gene encoding RNA-binding protein 34 isoform X4, with the protein MKTSKAAKAPRPAPRGAGKECERNEAGASSEDYVIGQVVNSLFQNKSTTCRPHPLAHLFNASESETQPVFVAVPRENKKRKHTEVERATKDQSSSTKQEPPIKLKKAKKNKLCIAEKRLANRERALEQADEEEEEKGIKVKQKVKNRTSQAVTKSLASSANEIDEKQCTKKRQINEAEEVLKNQRTLFVGNLPISCTVQMLKSFFKEYGQIESIRFRSLVPAEDTLSKKLAAIKHKMHPNMKYINAYVVFKEEGAATKALKRNGTQIANGFHIRVDLASKATSHDNKRSIFVGNLSYEIEDDTVREHFSECGNVVAVRIVRDKNTGTGKGFGYVLFEDWTLVCPCLEPSHAVRFLSGTLILMGSSV; encoded by the exons aTGAAAACGTCTAAAGCGGCGAAAGCTCCAAGGCCCGCGCCGCGCGGAGCAGG CAAGGAATGTGAGAGAAATGAAGCAGGTGCATCATCTGAAGACTATGTCATTGGACAAGTTGTCAACAGTTTGTTTCAAAATAAGTCCACAACATGCAGACCGCACCCCTTGGCACATCTTTTTAATGCTTCTGAGTCTGAAACACAGCCAGTGTTTGTTGCTGTGCCAAGA gagaatAAGAAACGAAAGCATACAGAAgtggaaagggcaacaaaagatCAGAGCTCATCTACTAAACAAGAACCTCCTATAAAACTGAAGAAAGCTAAAAAGAACAAACTGTGTATAGCAGAGAAAAGGTTGGCAAACAG AGAGCGTGCATTGGAACAGGcagatgaagaagaggaggaaaaagggaTCAAGGTCAAACAGAAGGTAAAAAATAGAACATCTCAAGCTGTCACCAAAAGCCTTGCTAGTTCAGCTAATGAAATTGATGAAAAACAGTGCACGAAGAAACGTCAAATTAATGAAGCTGAGGAGGTACTAAAGAATCAGAGAACTTTGTTTGTTGGGAATTTACCTATCAGCTGTACTGTACAG ATGCTGAAGTCATTTTTTAAGGAATATGGACAGATAGAATCAATTCGATTCCGTTCTTTG GTTCCAGCAGAGGATACTTTATCCAAAAAGTTAGCAGCCATAAA GCATAAGATGCATCCtaatatgaaatatattaatGCTTATGTGGTTTTTAAGGAAGAAGGTGCTGCCACTAAAGCTCTTAAAAG AAATGGAACTCAAATTGCCAATGGATTTCACATCAGAGTTGACCTTGCTTCAAAAGCCACTTCT caTGACAATAAGAGGTCTATATTTGTGGGAAATCTCTCATATG AAATTGAAGATGATACTGTGCGAGAACACTTTTCTGAATGTGGAAATGTAGTAGCTGTTCGAATTGTGAGAGACAAAAACACTGGCACTGGCAAAGGGTTTGGCTATGTTCTGTTTGAG GACTGGACCCTTGTTTGTCCTTGCCTGGAGCCATCACATGCTGTCAGATTTTTAAGTGGAactctgattttaatgggaagttCTGTTTAA
- the RBM34 gene encoding RNA-binding protein 34 isoform X2 encodes MKTSKAAKAPRPAPRGAGKECERNEAGASSEDYVIGQVVNSLFQNKSTTCRPHPLAHLFNASESETQPVFVAVPRENKKRKHTEVERATKDQSSSTKQEPPIKLKKAKKNKLCIAEKRLANRERALEQADEEEEEKGIKVKQKVKNRTSQAVTKSLASSANEIDEKQCTKKRQINEAEEVLKNQRTLFVGNLPISCTVQMLKSFFKEYGQIESIRFRSLVPAEDTLSKKLAAIKHKMHPNMKYINAYVVFKEEGAATKALKRNGTQIANGFHIRVDLASKATSHDNKRSIFVGNLSYEIEDDTVREHFSECGNVVAVRIVRDKNTGTGKGFGYVLFEVRKECFGRPGVLQILNEDLPESCVFDFSTVMVVYTAFYRQIGRHVASLSSLL; translated from the exons aTGAAAACGTCTAAAGCGGCGAAAGCTCCAAGGCCCGCGCCGCGCGGAGCAGG CAAGGAATGTGAGAGAAATGAAGCAGGTGCATCATCTGAAGACTATGTCATTGGACAAGTTGTCAACAGTTTGTTTCAAAATAAGTCCACAACATGCAGACCGCACCCCTTGGCACATCTTTTTAATGCTTCTGAGTCTGAAACACAGCCAGTGTTTGTTGCTGTGCCAAGA gagaatAAGAAACGAAAGCATACAGAAgtggaaagggcaacaaaagatCAGAGCTCATCTACTAAACAAGAACCTCCTATAAAACTGAAGAAAGCTAAAAAGAACAAACTGTGTATAGCAGAGAAAAGGTTGGCAAACAG AGAGCGTGCATTGGAACAGGcagatgaagaagaggaggaaaaagggaTCAAGGTCAAACAGAAGGTAAAAAATAGAACATCTCAAGCTGTCACCAAAAGCCTTGCTAGTTCAGCTAATGAAATTGATGAAAAACAGTGCACGAAGAAACGTCAAATTAATGAAGCTGAGGAGGTACTAAAGAATCAGAGAACTTTGTTTGTTGGGAATTTACCTATCAGCTGTACTGTACAG ATGCTGAAGTCATTTTTTAAGGAATATGGACAGATAGAATCAATTCGATTCCGTTCTTTG GTTCCAGCAGAGGATACTTTATCCAAAAAGTTAGCAGCCATAAA GCATAAGATGCATCCtaatatgaaatatattaatGCTTATGTGGTTTTTAAGGAAGAAGGTGCTGCCACTAAAGCTCTTAAAAG AAATGGAACTCAAATTGCCAATGGATTTCACATCAGAGTTGACCTTGCTTCAAAAGCCACTTCT caTGACAATAAGAGGTCTATATTTGTGGGAAATCTCTCATATG AAATTGAAGATGATACTGTGCGAGAACACTTTTCTGAATGTGGAAATGTAGTAGCTGTTCGAATTGTGAGAGACAAAAACACTGGCACTGGCAAAGGGTTTGGCTATGTTCTGTTTGAGGTACGGAAAGAATGTTTTGGGAGACCAGGAGTTCTCCAAATACTAAATGAAGATCTGCCTGAATCTTGTGTTTTTGACTTTTCCACAGTAATGGTAGTATACACTGCATTCTACAGACAGATAGGGAGACATGTCGCTTCTCTTAGCAGTTTGT TGTAA
- the RBM34 gene encoding RNA-binding protein 34 isoform X1, whose product MKTSKAAKAPRPAPRGAGKECERNEAGASSEDYVIGQVVNSLFQNKSTTCRPHPLAHLFNASESETQPVFVAVPRENKKRKHTEVERATKDQSSSTKQEPPIKLKKAKKNKLCIAEKRLANRERALEQADEEEEEKGIKVKQKVKNRTSQAVTKSLASSANEIDEKQCTKKRQINEAEEVLKNQRTLFVGNLPISCTVQMLKSFFKEYGQIESIRFRSLVPAEDTLSKKLAAIKHKMHPNMKYINAYVVFKEEGAATKALKRNGTQIANGFHIRVDLASKATSHDNKRSIFVGNLSYEIEDDTVREHFSECGNVVAVRIVRDKNTGTGKGFGYVLFENTDAVHLALKLNNSEVNGRKLRVKRCVEKEKNQKSSDNVKNSGPKHRFGTSLKNTKRYTNNSFAGERATPLKKKKKPKSVTRTKGGKHK is encoded by the exons aTGAAAACGTCTAAAGCGGCGAAAGCTCCAAGGCCCGCGCCGCGCGGAGCAGG CAAGGAATGTGAGAGAAATGAAGCAGGTGCATCATCTGAAGACTATGTCATTGGACAAGTTGTCAACAGTTTGTTTCAAAATAAGTCCACAACATGCAGACCGCACCCCTTGGCACATCTTTTTAATGCTTCTGAGTCTGAAACACAGCCAGTGTTTGTTGCTGTGCCAAGA gagaatAAGAAACGAAAGCATACAGAAgtggaaagggcaacaaaagatCAGAGCTCATCTACTAAACAAGAACCTCCTATAAAACTGAAGAAAGCTAAAAAGAACAAACTGTGTATAGCAGAGAAAAGGTTGGCAAACAG AGAGCGTGCATTGGAACAGGcagatgaagaagaggaggaaaaagggaTCAAGGTCAAACAGAAGGTAAAAAATAGAACATCTCAAGCTGTCACCAAAAGCCTTGCTAGTTCAGCTAATGAAATTGATGAAAAACAGTGCACGAAGAAACGTCAAATTAATGAAGCTGAGGAGGTACTAAAGAATCAGAGAACTTTGTTTGTTGGGAATTTACCTATCAGCTGTACTGTACAG ATGCTGAAGTCATTTTTTAAGGAATATGGACAGATAGAATCAATTCGATTCCGTTCTTTG GTTCCAGCAGAGGATACTTTATCCAAAAAGTTAGCAGCCATAAA GCATAAGATGCATCCtaatatgaaatatattaatGCTTATGTGGTTTTTAAGGAAGAAGGTGCTGCCACTAAAGCTCTTAAAAG AAATGGAACTCAAATTGCCAATGGATTTCACATCAGAGTTGACCTTGCTTCAAAAGCCACTTCT caTGACAATAAGAGGTCTATATTTGTGGGAAATCTCTCATATG AAATTGAAGATGATACTGTGCGAGAACACTTTTCTGAATGTGGAAATGTAGTAGCTGTTCGAATTGTGAGAGACAAAAACACTGGCACTGGCAAAGGGTTTGGCTATGTTCTGTTTGAG AATACAGATGCTGTACATCTTGCTCTGAAACTAAACAActctgaagtgaatggaagaAAGCTTAGAGTGAAACGCTGCGTTGAGAAGGAGAAAAACCAGAAAAGTTCAGACAACGTAAAGAACTCTGGTCCAAAGCACAGATTTGGTACTTCATTAAAAAATACAAAGAGATATACCAACAATTCATTTGCTGGTGAAAGAGCAACCccattgaaaaagaaaaagaaaccaaaaagtgTGACTAGAACAAAAGGTGGGAAACACAAATAA